From one Paeniglutamicibacter psychrophenolicus genomic stretch:
- the rplL gene encoding 50S ribosomal protein L7/L12, with the protein MAKLSTEELLEAFKEMTIIELSEFVKTFEETFEVSAAAVAVAGPAAGAAEAEEQTEFDVILESAGEKKIAVIKEVRALTSLGLKEAKDMVDAAPKAILEAATKEAAEKAKEALEAAGATVTVK; encoded by the coding sequence ATGGCTAAGCTGTCCACCGAAGAGCTTTTGGAAGCCTTCAAGGAAATGACCATCATCGAGCTCTCCGAGTTCGTAAAGACCTTCGAGGAGACCTTCGAGGTCTCCGCAGCTGCTGTTGCAGTTGCCGGCCCGGCCGCTGGTGCCGCTGAAGCCGAAGAGCAGACCGAATTCGACGTTATCCTCGAATCGGCCGGCGAAAAGAAGATCGCAGTCATCAAGGAAGTTCGTGCCCTGACTTCGTTGGGTCTGAAGGAAGCCAAGGATATGGTTGACGCCGCTCCGAAGGCCATCCTCGAAGCTGCCACCAAGGAAGCTGCAGAGAAGGCAAAGGAGGCCCTGGAGGCCGCCGGCGCAACGGTTACTGTCAAGTAA
- the rplJ gene encoding 50S ribosomal protein L10 — MATPTKVSAVEEITADFKESTAAVLTEYRGLTVAQLKQLRRSLGQETKYAVVKNTLTGIAAKEAGIEAFEGQLAGPTAIAFIKGDAIAAAKSLTDFAKDNKQLIIKTGFFEGKALDAAGVAALAALESREFQLARVAGVLQAPASAAVRTIEALRAKLEEANGGAAEAPAEAEAPAAEAATEEA; from the coding sequence ATGGCAACGCCGACTAAGGTTTCCGCAGTTGAGGAAATCACCGCCGACTTCAAGGAGTCGACCGCCGCTGTCCTGACCGAATACCGTGGGCTTACTGTTGCGCAGCTCAAGCAGCTTCGCCGCTCACTTGGTCAGGAGACCAAGTACGCGGTAGTGAAGAACACCTTGACTGGTATCGCAGCAAAGGAAGCCGGCATCGAAGCATTCGAAGGCCAGCTTGCTGGCCCGACTGCAATCGCCTTCATCAAGGGTGATGCAATCGCTGCCGCTAAGAGCCTCACGGATTTTGCGAAGGACAACAAGCAGCTCATCATCAAGACCGGTTTCTTCGAGGGCAAGGCCCTTGACGCAGCCGGAGTTGCCGCACTGGCAGCCCTTGAATCGCGTGAGTTCCAGCTGGCACGTGTTGCCGGTGTGCTGCAGGCTCCGGCTTCCGCCGCAGTCCGCACCATCGAAGCACTGCGTGCAAAGCTCGAAGAAGCAAACGGTGGCGCTGCTGAAGCACCTGCCGAGGCCGAGGCACCTGCTGCCGAAGCCGCCACCGAAGAAGCCTAA
- the rplA gene encoding 50S ribosomal protein L1, protein MAKRSKAFVAAAAKIEEDKFYAPVEAIALAKEIAFSKADETVEVAFRLGVDPRKADQMVRGTVILPHGTGKTARVLVFANGDKAEAAIAAGADFVGSDDLIAKIAGGWTDFDAAVATPDLMGKVGRLGKVLGPRNLMPNPKTGTVTMDVAKAVNDIKGGKIDFRVDKHSNLHFIIGKVSFDALKLAENYAAALDEVLRLKPSSSKGRYITKATLTTTFGPGIAVDSNVTRVLPDAS, encoded by the coding sequence ATGGCAAAGCGCAGTAAAGCATTCGTAGCCGCCGCGGCGAAGATCGAAGAAGACAAGTTCTACGCTCCGGTCGAGGCAATTGCCCTGGCCAAGGAGATCGCCTTCTCGAAGGCCGATGAGACCGTTGAGGTTGCTTTCCGCTTGGGCGTTGACCCTCGCAAGGCAGACCAGATGGTTCGCGGCACCGTGATCCTTCCCCACGGCACCGGCAAGACCGCCCGCGTCCTCGTGTTCGCGAACGGCGACAAGGCAGAGGCTGCAATCGCAGCCGGCGCCGACTTCGTTGGCTCGGACGACCTGATCGCCAAGATCGCCGGCGGCTGGACCGACTTCGACGCAGCAGTTGCAACCCCTGACCTCATGGGCAAGGTTGGCCGCTTGGGCAAGGTACTGGGTCCCCGTAACCTGATGCCGAACCCGAAGACCGGCACCGTCACCATGGACGTCGCCAAGGCTGTCAACGACATCAAGGGTGGCAAGATCGACTTCCGCGTCGACAAGCACTCGAACCTGCACTTCATCATCGGCAAGGTATCCTTCGATGCGCTGAAGCTTGCAGAGAACTACGCAGCAGCACTGGACGAGGTGCTTCGCCTGAAGCCTTCCTCTTCCAAGGGCCGCTACATCACCAAGGCCACCTTGACCACCACGTTCGGCCCGGGCATTGCGGTTGACTCCAACGTCACCCGTGTTCTGCCTGACGCTTCCTAA